In the Cryptococcus neoformans var. neoformans JEC21 chromosome 1, complete sequence genome, one interval contains:
- a CDS encoding cytoplasm protein, putative: MSKRLSRRKQREAEELEALRTPTPPAKELVGELEESEDEGPRPPLSVPVNAFAALEEEDYNEDDVEEEEQHTPSVIPEKSKKKNKKKKSSKKTKAPDPFAGLDEVDRALAELKLRYGEEASEAGSSKTAEVAGEGRSSMSFRNLLSVDPKNLDADAELRRFFGSKVIASTAQPNKRRPGVLSKLRYTISKPKSQYPPTTSLSGLVMREMLNEEVNELYRRRGREQLDKGEKWFTFEHVGVWREIERQFMGAVQSHDPNQLMALLQVYPWHVDTLLQMSEVYRLQSDIGAASDYAERALYAFDRCLMPTFSVVSGASRLDFDRVENRPLFTALHRIISYLGRRGCWATAFNFAKLLFSLDPEGDHHGAAFWLDFLAIKSGNSSWLLSMIDQGDSQPAAASWFAYPGMAYAKALALRIEEEKSKSQDHTASDLALQEAITDFPQVVVPLADKIGASLPEGVRSEALFSVEAGYSESPSNAIQLLSHIYVSRSEALWKDANRLQWFEGQVVHALPELYSESSKLARDDILALIQAPRDPMDDSINVPSFICRHVLCSENTSWLAFLPPVITSRPFHSFDPLPPTTAISVYDSSYFSGVRPSRRGGVAANDRPDGAWLMMNTFVERIFDAVQQDLENWRERVQVIWEQLQRENDMGRLPQAERDNMYEGLIRLAENVANGLHAQQAVNPGGMPGAFPEAEGNH; encoded by the exons cttgaagaagaagattacaatgaagatgatgttgaagaagaggagcagcaTACTCCTTCTGTAATCCCCGAAAAG agcaagaaaaagaacaagaagaaaaaatcCAGCAAGAAGACGAAAGCTCCGGATCCATTTGCTGGTCTTGACGAAGTTGATAGGGCTTTGGCAGAGCTGAAACTCCG ATATGGTGAAGAGGCATCTGAAGCAGGCTCATCAAAAACCGCCGAAGTTGCTGGAGAGGGACGGAGTAGTATGAGCTTTCG AAACTTGTTGTCAGTCGATCCTAAGAACCTTGATGCCGATGCAGAATTACGGCGCTTTTTTGGCTCTAAAGTA ATTGCCTCAACAGCTCAACCCAATAAACGTCGCCCTGGCGTCCTATCTAAGCTTCGCTACACAATATCCAAACCCAAATCCCAGTATCCGCCAACGACATCGCTTTCCGGACTTGTGATGCGAGAAATGCTGAATGAAGAGGTGAACGAGCTCTATCGGAGACGAGGGCGTGAGCAATTGGATAAAGGCGAAAAGTGGTTTACGTTTGAGCATGTTGGTGTCTGGAGAGAAATCGAGAGGCAGTTCATGGGAGCCGTCCAGTCTCATG ATCCTAACCAGTTGATGGCCTTGCTTCAAGTCTATCCATGGCATGTCGATACTTTGCTGCAAATGAGCGAAGTCTACAGGCTTCAGTCGG ATATCGGAGCTGCATCAGATTATGCTGAGCGCGCTCTCTATGCTTTCGATAGATGCCTTATGCCAACTTTTAGTGTAGTCTCTGGTGCTTCTAGGCTGGATTTTGATCGAGTCGAAAACAGACCGTTGTTCACAGCCTTGCACAGGATCATCTC CTATTTGGGCAGAAGAGGTTGTTGGGCTACTGCATTTAATTTTGCGAAACTTTTGTTCTCTCTCGACCCAGAG GGGGACCATCATGGAGCGGCATTCTGGCTTGATTTCCTTGCCATCAAATCTGGCAACTCGTCGTGGCTTCTATCTATGATCGACCAAGGTGACAGTCAACCTGCTGCTGCCTCGTGGTTCGCGTATCCGGGAATGGCCTATGCCAAGGCCCTAGCTCTTCGAatagaggaggagaaaagcAAGAGTCAGGACCATACAGCAAGCGACCTTGCATTACAAGAGGCGATCACAGATTTCCCGCAGGTTGTCGTACCCCTGGCGGATAAAATTGGGGCCAGTTTGCCTGAAGGTGTAAGAAGCGAAGCGCTTTTCAGCGTCGAAGCTGGCTACAG CGAGTCCCCATCCAACGCGATCCAGCTTCTGTCACATATCTATGTGTCTCGTTCCGAAGCATTGTGGAAGGACGCCAATCGTCTGCAGTGGTTTGAGGGCCAGGTAGTCCATGCACTACCTGAGTTGTATTCAGAATCCTCCAAACTTGCTCGAGACGATATCCTAGCTCTTATTCAAGCGCCCCGAGACCCTATGGACGATTCCATCAACGTTCCTTCTTTTATATGCCGACATGTGCTGTGCTCGGAGAATACATCGTGGTTGgctttcctccctcctgTAATCACGTCTCGtcctttccattcttttGATCCACTTCCACCGACGACAGCCATCTCCGTATACGATTCGTCATACTTTTCAGGCGTGCGACCCTCACGGCGTGGCGGAGTTGCTGCGAACGACCGTCCCGACGGGGCCTggctgatgatgaacaCATTCGTGGAGCGAATCTTTGATGCAGTACAGCAAGATCTTGAAAACTGGCGAGAACGAGTGCAAGTAATATGGGAGCAGCTCCAGAGGGAGAATGACATGGGGAGGTTACCTCAAGCAGAGAGGGACAATATGTATGAAGGT TTGATAAGACTAGCCGAAAATGTGGCCAACGGCCTGCATGCTCAACAAGCTGTCAATCCTGGGGGCATGCCAGGCGCTTTCCCAGAAGCCGAAGGCAACCATTGA